A stretch of the Streptococcus suis genome encodes the following:
- a CDS encoding chromate transporter — protein MKQAIETREFIKTVVICTLASYGGPEAHYGVFSKEMVEKKKYISQEELTELIGIFSLLPGPSSTQTITAIGYRVGGPIIALTTLGIWIMPALFTMSLLGIILDWLTYHQQWQSLLTFLPATAIAFITYAAIQLTRKVIHSKNDGLEYLLFCCLAFLFIPWSVWMVLALLLFGGFLRILPNLFKVRDEMKQVTTHSKPKWFLVGIILLLAVSFESATFFWGGNISLFSSIYRYGYSVIGGGQVMIPLMIQDLVNGQHFLNQVDFLAGYTLDQAVPGPLFSFAAFVTSRSLTGSPFLILLLGMVGGALIFLPGILLVFFATPLWQEYRNLHYVRHFLKGVSIVVAAIITWTAFKQMPLLNDSLSMWLVFLASLAFLLYKKIPAPLIVMASLLLGLLWG, from the coding sequence GCGTTTTCAGTAAAGAAATGGTTGAAAAAAAGAAGTACATTAGCCAGGAAGAATTGACTGAACTGATTGGTATATTTTCATTGCTCCCAGGACCTTCTAGTACTCAAACGATTACTGCGATAGGATACCGTGTAGGTGGTCCAATAATAGCTCTCACAACACTTGGCATATGGATAATGCCAGCCCTCTTTACGATGAGCCTTTTAGGAATAATTTTAGATTGGTTGACATATCATCAACAATGGCAGTCGTTACTGACCTTTCTTCCTGCAACTGCGATTGCCTTTATTACTTACGCTGCTATTCAATTAACCCGCAAGGTTATTCACTCCAAAAATGATGGGCTTGAGTATCTTCTCTTTTGTTGCTTGGCTTTTCTTTTTATTCCCTGGTCTGTCTGGATGGTACTTGCATTGTTGCTATTCGGTGGTTTCTTAAGAATCCTTCCAAATCTTTTCAAGGTCCGAGATGAAATGAAGCAAGTAACAACGCATAGCAAGCCCAAGTGGTTTTTAGTTGGAATCATCCTTTTACTAGCTGTTTCTTTTGAGTCTGCAACTTTTTTCTGGGGTGGAAATATCTCCTTATTTTCTTCCATATACCGTTATGGTTATTCCGTCATTGGTGGTGGTCAGGTCATGATTCCTCTAATGATCCAAGATTTAGTTAATGGACAACATTTCCTAAACCAAGTTGACTTCTTAGCAGGTTATACATTAGATCAAGCTGTTCCCGGACCCCTTTTTAGTTTTGCTGCATTTGTTACTTCACGCTCATTAACAGGCTCACCTTTTCTTATTCTATTGCTAGGTATGGTTGGAGGAGCACTGATCTTTCTGCCCGGGATATTATTGGTCTTTTTCGCAACTCCACTATGGCAAGAATACCGCAACTTGCACTATGTACGACATTTTCTAAAAGGTGTCTCAATTGTCGTTGCTGCGATCATTACATGGACTGCCTTCAAACAAATGCCACTACTCAATGATTCGCTTAGTATGTGGTTGGTCTTCCTCGCCTCACTGGCTTTTCTTCTTTATAAAAAAATACCTGCTCCACTCATTGTGATGGCAAGCCTATTATTAGGCCTCTTATGGGGATAA
- a CDS encoding dihydroorotate oxidase encodes MVSTATSLGGFQFDNCLMNAAGVWCMTKEELNEVKQSAAGTFVTKTATLEYRSGNPEPRYQNVPLGSINSMGLPNQGLDYYLDYLLELQETEPERTFVLSLVGMSPDETHQILKTVEASDFKGLTELNLSCPNVPGKPQIAYDFETTEAILREVFTYFTKPLGIKLPPYFDIVHFDQAATIFNQFPLAFVNCVNSIGNGLYIEDESVVIKPKNGFGGIGGEYIKPTALANVHAFYQRLKPEIQIVGTGGVLTGRDAFEHILCGASMVQIGTTLHKEGPVAFERITAELQAIMLEKGYHSIEDFRGKLQHLDD; translated from the coding sequence ATGGTTTCAACAGCAACAAGTTTAGGTGGATTTCAGTTTGATAATTGCTTGATGAATGCAGCTGGTGTTTGGTGTATGACCAAGGAAGAGCTGAATGAAGTGAAACAGTCTGCAGCAGGAACGTTTGTTACAAAAACAGCAACCTTAGAATATCGTTCGGGAAACCCAGAACCACGGTACCAGAATGTGCCGCTTGGCTCTATTAATTCGATGGGCTTGCCGAATCAAGGCTTGGATTATTATTTGGATTATTTGTTGGAATTGCAGGAAACGGAACCAGAACGCACATTTGTTTTATCCTTAGTTGGAATGTCGCCAGATGAAACTCATCAGATTTTAAAAACAGTAGAGGCTAGTGACTTTAAAGGATTAACAGAACTAAACCTCTCTTGTCCCAATGTTCCCGGAAAACCACAAATTGCATATGATTTTGAAACGACGGAAGCCATTTTGCGCGAAGTATTCACGTATTTTACAAAACCGCTTGGTATAAAGTTGCCACCTTACTTTGATATTGTTCATTTTGATCAAGCAGCAACAATCTTTAATCAGTTTCCACTAGCCTTTGTCAATTGTGTCAATTCAATTGGTAACGGTCTCTACATTGAAGATGAATCAGTTGTTATCAAACCCAAAAATGGTTTTGGGGGTATTGGAGGAGAATATATCAAACCAACTGCCCTTGCCAATGTCCATGCCTTTTATCAACGGTTGAAACCTGAAATTCAGATTGTTGGAACAGGTGGTGTTCTGACGGGACGTGATGCTTTTGAGCATATTTTATGTGGTGCTAGTATGGTTCAAATTGGGACTACTCTTCATAAAGAAGGTCCTGTTGCTTTTGAACGAATCACAGCTGAATTGCAAGCCATCATGCTTGAAAAAGGCTATCATAGTATTGAAGACTTCCGAGGGAAGTTACAGCATTTAGATGATTAA
- a CDS encoding NADP-specific glutamate dehydrogenase — protein MTNAKAYIQSSFEAVKARNPHETEFLQAVEELFSTLEPVFEAHPEYIEENILARIVEPERVISFRVPWTDKDGNVQVNRGYRAQFNSSVGPYKGGLRFHPTVTQSILKFLGFEQIFKNVLTGLPIGGGKGGSDFDPKGKTDAEIMRFCQSFMTELQKHIGPSLDVPAGDIGVGGREIGYLYGQYKRLRQFDAGVLTGKPLGFGGSLIRPEATGYGLVYFTDNMLAANGKSFKDQTVLISGSGNVAQYAVQKAAELGAKVISVSDSNGYIIDETGIDFDLLVDIKEKRRARLTEYAAEKPTAKYFEGSVWNYDGKADIALPCATQNEINGEQAAALVKNGVYCVAEGANMPSDLGAIKVYKENGVLYGLAKAANAGGVAVSALEMSQNSLRLSWTREEVDGRLKDIMANIFNTAKETAEKYDLGKDYLAGANIAAFEQIADAMIAQGLV, from the coding sequence ATGACAAATGCAAAAGCATACATCCAATCGTCATTCGAAGCTGTTAAAGCTCGTAATCCACACGAGACAGAATTCCTTCAAGCTGTAGAAGAGCTCTTCTCTACCCTTGAGCCTGTCTTTGAAGCACATCCGGAATATATTGAAGAAAACATTCTTGCTCGTATCGTTGAGCCAGAACGTGTTATCAGCTTCCGTGTTCCATGGACTGATAAAGATGGAAATGTTCAAGTTAACCGTGGCTACCGTGCACAGTTTAACTCATCTGTAGGCCCATACAAAGGTGGTCTTCGTTTCCACCCAACTGTTACACAATCTATCTTGAAATTCCTTGGTTTTGAACAAATCTTTAAAAACGTTTTGACTGGTCTCCCAATCGGTGGTGGTAAAGGTGGTTCAGACTTTGATCCTAAAGGAAAAACTGACGCTGAAATCATGCGCTTCTGCCAAAGCTTCATGACTGAATTGCAAAAACACATCGGTCCTTCACTTGATGTACCTGCTGGTGATATCGGTGTTGGTGGACGTGAAATTGGTTACTTGTATGGTCAATACAAACGCCTACGTCAATTTGATGCCGGTGTCTTGACTGGTAAACCTCTTGGCTTTGGTGGTTCATTGATCCGTCCAGAAGCAACTGGTTATGGTTTAGTTTACTTCACTGATAATATGTTGGCAGCAAACGGCAAATCATTCAAAGATCAAACCGTTCTTATCTCAGGTTCTGGTAACGTTGCTCAATACGCAGTTCAAAAAGCTGCTGAACTTGGTGCAAAAGTCATCTCAGTTTCTGATTCAAATGGTTACATCATTGACGAAACTGGTATCGACTTCGACCTCTTGGTAGACATTAAAGAAAAACGCCGCGCTCGTTTGACTGAATATGCTGCTGAAAAACCAACTGCAAAATACTTTGAAGGTTCTGTATGGAACTACGATGGCAAAGCAGACATTGCTCTTCCATGTGCAACTCAAAATGAAATCAACGGCGAGCAAGCTGCTGCCCTTGTGAAAAATGGCGTTTACTGTGTAGCTGAAGGTGCTAACATGCCATCTGACCTAGGTGCAATCAAAGTTTACAAAGAAAACGGTGTTCTTTACGGGCTTGCTAAAGCTGCGAACGCTGGTGGTGTTGCCGTATCAGCACTTGAAATGAGCCAAAACAGCCTTCGCTTGTCATGGACTCGTGAAGAAGTTGATGGTCGTCTTAAAGACATCATGGCAAACATCTTCAACACAGCTAAAGAAACTGCAGAAAAATACGACCTTGGTAAAGACTACCTTGCTGGTGCTAACATTGCTGCGTTTGAACAAATTGCAGATGCAATGATTGCTCAAGGTTTGGTATAA
- a CDS encoding DUF4352 domain-containing protein — translation MYYRKKPLYRQPLFWTTIVGLVLTFVLGFTCIVLTLGLNVSQSQGTTYPDYLDETLTYEEYQIGDKVNFSDGLDVTVTSMGKDDSVSLVDDYYSSAYVVEMEVENATDERVYFDEYYFNLIDQTTQIPYTLDLSTYDVNLVEKLEPGEKINVKLIYGVDDVSSFGLVYEEAMWTDLISEGI, via the coding sequence ATGTACTATCGAAAGAAACCTTTATACCGGCAACCACTTTTTTGGACAACAATTGTTGGGTTGGTACTAACATTTGTACTAGGGTTTACATGTATTGTTTTGACTTTAGGTCTCAATGTATCACAAAGTCAAGGGACAACCTATCCAGATTATTTAGACGAGACTTTGACATATGAAGAGTACCAGATAGGTGATAAAGTTAATTTTTCAGATGGTCTGGATGTAACAGTGACATCGATGGGAAAAGATGACAGCGTAAGCTTAGTGGATGATTATTATAGTTCAGCATACGTTGTTGAGATGGAGGTTGAGAATGCAACAGATGAAAGAGTGTATTTTGACGAATATTATTTCAACCTTATCGATCAAACGACTCAAATACCTTATACATTAGACTTAAGTACATATGATGTCAATTTGGTTGAAAAGTTAGAACCAGGTGAGAAAATAAATGTAAAACTCATTTATGGTGTAGATGACGTGTCAAGTTTTGGTCTCGTTTATGAAGAGGCCATGTGGACAGATTTGATTTCTGAAGGAATCTAA
- a CDS encoding mechanosensitive ion channel family protein translates to MNDFITKYLSQFNVEAIVTASLNKILSLILLFITFYILKKIAKASVKKVLVPSLKISNHEQGRQKTISRLAESSLNYLFYFILLYCVLSILGLPVSSLLAGAGIAGVAVGLGAQGFLSDLVNGFFILIERQFDVGDAVKLTNGPITISGTIVSMGIRTTKVRDADGTLHFIPNRNILVVSNQSRGEMRAQIDIPLKFNTDLEQVYRIIEEVNNRELSKFEQITNVSILGPKTTVTGQFVFRVNLFVTNGQQTVAYHQFFGLYQDALRQAGIELP, encoded by the coding sequence ATGAATGATTTTATTACAAAGTATTTGTCTCAGTTTAATGTTGAGGCGATTGTGACTGCTAGCCTGAACAAGATTTTGTCTCTTATTTTACTGTTCATTACATTTTATATTCTGAAGAAAATCGCTAAAGCTTCAGTTAAAAAAGTGCTTGTACCGTCTCTAAAGATTTCAAACCATGAGCAAGGACGCCAAAAGACAATCAGTCGATTAGCGGAAAGCAGTTTAAACTATCTTTTTTATTTTATTCTGCTTTACTGTGTACTCAGTATTCTAGGCTTACCTGTCTCAAGCTTGTTGGCGGGTGCCGGGATTGCAGGGGTTGCTGTTGGACTGGGAGCACAAGGATTTTTGTCAGACTTAGTCAATGGATTCTTTATCTTGATTGAACGACAGTTTGATGTAGGGGATGCTGTCAAGTTGACAAATGGACCAATTACTATTTCTGGTACGATTGTTAGCATGGGGATTCGGACAACGAAAGTGCGTGATGCAGATGGAACCCTACATTTTATTCCAAATCGTAATATTTTAGTTGTCAGCAATCAGTCGCGCGGGGAAATGCGTGCACAAATTGATATCCCATTGAAATTTAATACAGATCTAGAACAAGTTTACCGTATTATAGAGGAAGTCAATAATCGTGAGTTAAGCAAGTTTGAACAGATTACCAATGTCAGCATTTTAGGGCCGAAAACGACGGTAACAGGACAATTTGTTTTTCGTGTCAACTTATTTGTAACAAATGGTCAACAAACAGTAGCCTATCATCAATTTTTTGGTTTATACCAAGATGCACTAAGGCAAGCAGGTATCGAATTGCCATAA